In Fodinibius saliphilus, a genomic segment contains:
- a CDS encoding carboxymuconolactone decarboxylase family protein: MATSRKRSEVEKEMKETLGLVPSFFQGIRDEFFDYEWELFKRLELGETLIPNKYKELMGIALHSETKCQYCTLFHTEAAKLFGATDEEIQEAIHYAKMSLGWSAYLNGIQTDYDMFAEEMERIVDYIKEKEPAE, translated from the coding sequence ATGGCAACTTCGCGCAAACGATCTGAAGTTGAAAAGGAGATGAAGGAAACACTTGGTCTTGTCCCAAGTTTCTTCCAAGGCATTCGAGACGAGTTCTTCGATTATGAATGGGAGCTTTTTAAACGATTAGAGCTTGGTGAAACGCTGATTCCCAACAAGTATAAAGAGCTAATGGGTATCGCTCTCCACTCTGAAACTAAGTGCCAGTATTGCACGCTTTTCCATACCGAGGCCGCCAAGCTATTTGGTGCCACGGATGAAGAGATACAGGAAGCAATACATTATGCAAAAATGTCTTTGGGATGGAGTGCCTACCTAAATGGTATACAAACAGACTACGATATGTTCGCGGAAGAGATGGAACGTATTGTTGATTATATCAAAGAAAAAGAACCGGCAGAATAA
- the nusB gene encoding transcription antitermination factor NusB, with translation MAQRREAREAVLQALYASDVGKGQWTQIIKSVIKPKVSGDTDTFKFAERLFLKIVNNLDEIDEIISEHINNWRIERLTTIDRLVLRMAITEFLYFEQIPTKVSMNEAIEVAKKYSTKKSGNFVNGILDSALNQLNKDGRIEKKGRGLIETSLNS, from the coding sequence ATGGCCCAACGCAGAGAAGCACGAGAAGCAGTTTTACAAGCATTATATGCCAGCGATGTTGGCAAAGGGCAGTGGACCCAGATTATCAAATCAGTAATAAAACCAAAGGTAAGCGGCGACACTGACACCTTTAAATTTGCTGAGCGCCTCTTTTTGAAGATCGTAAATAACCTGGATGAAATTGACGAGATTATTAGCGAGCATATCAATAACTGGCGTATTGAGCGACTTACAACAATTGATCGCCTGGTATTGCGCATGGCTATTACTGAATTTCTTTATTTTGAACAGATTCCTACTAAGGTTTCAATGAACGAGGCTATCGAAGTGGCAAAGAAGTATTCTACAAAGAAGTCCGGTAACTTTGTAAATGGTATCCTCGACTCGGCCCTAAACCAGCTTAACAAAGACGGACGCATCGAGAAAAAGGGTCGGGGACTCATAGAAACTTCGCTCAATTCTTAG
- a CDS encoding metallophosphoesterase family protein: MNEQQFIAIGDIHGCLRSMEALLEKLETYKDRKFVFVGDYIDRGPNSREVVDRLLDLRNEVDTVFLRGNHEQMLLDAVHKDKRSMWMMNGGRTTLQSYGIDNELAHLPDEHIQFYENTQMYYNTDNYFFVHAGLSPAKTISQSIKEEDEVKEFLWERSHLKTIETAWEKIVVFGHTPTREPVQRDMMIGIDTGCVYSRSGYGKLTAVKLPEVEFIQQDCLD; encoded by the coding sequence GTGAATGAACAGCAATTTATAGCTATCGGAGATATACACGGTTGTCTTCGGTCAATGGAAGCTCTGCTTGAAAAGCTGGAGACCTATAAAGATCGTAAATTCGTTTTTGTAGGCGACTATATTGATCGTGGCCCTAATTCCAGGGAGGTAGTAGATCGCTTACTGGATCTACGTAATGAAGTAGACACAGTATTTTTACGAGGCAACCATGAACAGATGCTTCTTGATGCTGTCCATAAGGATAAGCGTTCTATGTGGATGATGAACGGAGGGCGAACCACATTGCAGTCTTATGGTATTGATAATGAGTTGGCTCACCTGCCGGACGAGCATATACAGTTTTATGAGAATACGCAAATGTATTACAACACTGATAACTACTTTTTTGTACATGCGGGCCTTTCACCGGCCAAAACCATTAGCCAAAGCATCAAAGAAGAGGACGAAGTTAAAGAATTTTTATGGGAGCGTTCTCATTTAAAAACAATTGAAACCGCTTGGGAAAAGATCGTTGTTTTTGGTCACACTCCTACTAGAGAACCGGTGCAGCGAGATATGATGATCGGTATTGATACCGGTTGTGTTTATTCTCGCAGTGGGTACGGAAAATTGACGGCAGTAAAATTGCCTGAGGTGGAGTTTATTCAACAAGACTGCCTGGACTAA
- the ychF gene encoding redox-regulated ATPase YchF gives MSLRCGIVGLPNVGKSTLFNALSDAGADAANFPFCTIDPNIGVVPVPDQRLDTLYDIVGSDEKIPTSVEFVDIAGLVKGASEGKGKGNAFLSHIREVDLIVHVVRCFDDENVIHVEGDVDPTRDVHIIEDELILKDLESVEKKVETLQKEAKSGAKEDLKNLEIVENLKEHLENGNAARTFEIGDDAAEIYRELFLLSDKPVLYACNVSEEDLDTGNEWVEEVQEIADRFDDEVVTFCAKIEEEIAELDEEEREMFLDELGVESAGLERLIRAAYKELGLITYFTTGPKETRAWTVRRGAKAPEAAGVIHSDFERGFIRAETVSYETYKELGSEKAVKDAGEMRQEGKDYIVQDGDVMLFRFNV, from the coding sequence ATGAGTTTACGTTGTGGAATTGTAGGACTTCCTAATGTCGGAAAGTCCACTCTTTTTAATGCTTTAAGTGATGCTGGTGCTGATGCCGCGAATTTTCCTTTTTGTACCATCGACCCTAATATTGGGGTCGTTCCGGTACCCGACCAGCGACTAGATACCCTTTATGATATTGTTGGATCAGATGAAAAAATCCCGACCAGTGTTGAATTTGTTGATATTGCCGGTCTTGTTAAGGGTGCCTCCGAGGGAAAAGGGAAAGGGAATGCCTTCTTGTCTCATATTCGCGAGGTAGATCTTATCGTACATGTTGTTCGCTGTTTTGATGATGAAAATGTGATTCATGTTGAAGGGGATGTCGATCCCACTCGTGATGTCCACATTATCGAGGATGAGCTTATTCTCAAGGACCTTGAGTCCGTTGAAAAGAAAGTTGAAACGCTTCAAAAAGAGGCCAAGAGTGGTGCAAAGGAAGATCTCAAAAACCTGGAGATCGTTGAGAATCTTAAAGAGCATTTAGAAAATGGCAATGCTGCCCGCACATTCGAAATTGGTGATGATGCAGCTGAGATCTACCGTGAGCTCTTTTTACTCTCTGACAAACCAGTACTCTATGCATGCAACGTTTCTGAAGAAGATCTGGATACCGGTAACGAATGGGTAGAAGAAGTACAGGAAATTGCCGATCGCTTTGATGACGAAGTGGTCACTTTCTGTGCCAAAATTGAAGAAGAGATTGCCGAACTCGATGAAGAGGAACGTGAGATGTTCCTGGATGAGCTTGGTGTAGAAAGTGCGGGTCTTGAACGGTTAATTAGAGCCGCCTATAAAGAGCTGGGACTTATTACTTACTTTACTACCGGTCCCAAAGAGACCCGGGCTTGGACTGTTCGCAGAGGTGCAAAAGCTCCCGAAGCTGCAGGGGTTATTCACAGTGATTTTGAACGCGGATTTATTCGGGCTGAAACCGTAAGCTATGAAACCTATAAAGAGTTGGGATCTGAAAAAGCGGTCAAAGATGCCGGTGAAATGCGTCAGGAAGGCAAAGACTATATTGTGCAAGATGGCGATGTAATGCTGTTTCGTTTCAACGTATAG
- a CDS encoding SPOR domain-containing protein — MIQYPRNTICFLLIALLAMLWGCSTSQKATNRDGRTIIADTAGATEAVALQQLLDDNRSQLSDLHITQQHDIPAKFLKSDSANKAFNRDPFEGYRVQILSTRDIALADSVTTSFRLWADTTIAGYNAKAYQSFRQPYYKVHIGDFQDRDKANSFSQLIKDRYPSAWVVHDRINPSDVPADTASFSFKKNEQDSLSINN; from the coding sequence ATGATTCAATACCCACGAAATACCATTTGTTTTCTTTTAATTGCTCTTTTAGCCATGCTATGGGGGTGCTCTACCTCTCAAAAAGCTACAAATAGGGATGGGCGAACAATAATAGCAGATACTGCAGGGGCTACTGAAGCAGTAGCACTACAACAATTACTCGATGATAACAGGAGCCAACTAAGCGATCTTCATATCACCCAACAACACGATATTCCGGCGAAATTTCTTAAAAGTGATTCTGCGAATAAGGCTTTTAACAGAGATCCATTTGAGGGCTACCGCGTGCAAATTCTTTCAACTCGTGATATCGCATTAGCTGATTCGGTTACGACCTCCTTTCGATTATGGGCTGATACTACTATCGCCGGTTATAATGCGAAAGCCTATCAATCGTTTCGGCAACCGTATTACAAGGTCCATATTGGAGATTTTCAGGATCGCGATAAAGCCAACAGTTTTTCTCAGCTCATTAAAGATCGCTATCCCAGTGCATGGGTTGTTCATGATCGTATCAATCCATCCGATGTGCCGGCCGACACCGCTTCATTTTCTTTCAAAAAGAATGAACAAGACTCCTTGTCTATTAATAACTGA
- a CDS encoding aldehyde dehydrogenase family protein — protein sequence MSDRIEVLKTYKTYVGGNFPRTESGRYYKVYDKDENVLANACQCSRKDLRDAVVAARDAQDGWNDRTAYNRGQILYRIAEMLETRKAQFIDELETIGYSNDEAKEEVNTSIDRLIYYAGWSDKYQQVFGSINPVASSHFNFSLPEPMGIVNIWAPEERPLLGLVSVMAPVIVGGNSCIILASEKYPLSAVSFAEVLNSSDVPGGVVNILTGYREELLEHMTTHMDVNAFFYTDPDISQEARKQIDENATLNLKRVIRKPVEDWLAEDSQSPYFITDFQEIKTTWHPVGL from the coding sequence ATGTCTGACAGAATAGAAGTTTTAAAAACCTATAAAACATATGTAGGCGGCAATTTTCCGCGAACAGAATCCGGACGATACTATAAAGTCTATGATAAAGATGAAAACGTACTGGCCAACGCCTGTCAATGCTCGCGTAAAGATCTTCGTGATGCCGTAGTTGCAGCTAGAGATGCTCAAGATGGCTGGAACGACCGAACCGCTTATAATCGCGGACAGATACTATATCGCATTGCTGAAATGCTAGAAACACGAAAAGCACAATTTATAGATGAGCTGGAAACCATTGGTTACAGCAATGATGAGGCCAAAGAAGAGGTCAATACCTCTATCGACCGATTGATTTATTATGCAGGCTGGTCTGACAAATACCAGCAGGTTTTCGGAAGTATTAACCCGGTTGCCAGTTCTCATTTTAATTTCTCTTTGCCCGAACCGATGGGAATCGTCAATATCTGGGCTCCCGAAGAACGCCCCCTTTTGGGATTAGTATCGGTGATGGCCCCTGTTATTGTGGGGGGCAACAGCTGTATTATCCTGGCGTCTGAGAAGTATCCATTAAGTGCGGTTAGTTTTGCGGAGGTTCTTAACTCCTCGGATGTACCCGGCGGAGTAGTCAACATTCTAACTGGATATCGCGAGGAACTTCTTGAACATATGACGACCCATATGGATGTTAATGCCTTTTTCTATACCGATCCTGATATTAGTCAAGAAGCCCGGAAACAAATTGATGAGAATGCCACTTTAAATCTTAAGCGAGTAATTCGAAAACCGGTCGAAGACTGGTTGGCTGAAGATTCCCAGTCGCCCTATTTCATCACCGACTTCCAAGAAATTAAAACTACCTGGCATCCTGTTGGTCTTTAA
- a CDS encoding aldehyde dehydrogenase family protein: MSEDQQTADPIEEKPFKPSSPSSKLNFDGFWEYDDAPQGTDHVEVKEQYNLFIGGEFVAPAKGRYFDSINPATEEVLCSFAEATQQDIDKAVEAARNAFENEWSELEAKERGKYIFRLARLIQERGREFAILESLDGGKPIRESRDVDIPLAAAHFFYYAGWADKLEYAFPGKKAEPLGVAGQIIPWNFPLLMLAWKIAPALATGNTVVLKPAETTSLTALKFAELCRDAGLPDGVVNIVTGAGQTGSTIVNHKGIDKIAFTGSTKVGKIIKESLAGTDKKYTLELGGKGPNIIFEDAPIDQAVEGIINAIFFNQGHVCCAGSRLFVQEGIADEVVQKLRDRMETLIVGDPLDKNTDIGAINSEQQYNKINEYLELGVNEGADMYQSSCQIPEEGYFCRPTLFTKVAQSHRIVQEEIFGPVLTLQTFRTAKEGIEKANNTPYGLAGGVWTDKGSKIFKVGSKIRNGVVWSNTYNQFDPTSPFGGFKESGEGREGGLHGLYPYVKLV, from the coding sequence ATGTCCGAAGATCAACAAACTGCCGATCCCATTGAGGAAAAGCCATTTAAGCCTTCCTCTCCCAGCTCTAAGCTTAACTTTGATGGATTCTGGGAATATGATGATGCCCCACAAGGCACCGATCATGTTGAAGTGAAGGAGCAGTACAATCTTTTTATAGGAGGAGAATTTGTTGCCCCCGCAAAGGGTCGATATTTTGATTCTATTAACCCGGCTACTGAGGAGGTTCTTTGTTCATTTGCCGAAGCAACACAACAAGATATTGACAAAGCAGTAGAAGCTGCTCGTAATGCTTTTGAAAATGAGTGGTCAGAGCTTGAAGCCAAAGAACGCGGCAAATATATATTCCGTTTAGCCCGTCTGATACAGGAACGGGGCCGAGAGTTCGCCATTCTTGAATCGCTGGATGGTGGTAAACCTATCCGAGAATCCCGGGACGTTGATATACCACTTGCTGCTGCCCATTTTTTCTATTATGCCGGTTGGGCTGATAAACTGGAATATGCTTTCCCCGGGAAAAAAGCAGAACCTCTTGGCGTAGCGGGACAGATCATCCCCTGGAACTTTCCTCTGTTGATGTTAGCCTGGAAAATTGCCCCTGCCCTTGCAACCGGTAATACGGTTGTACTAAAACCGGCAGAAACCACCTCCCTGACAGCCCTGAAGTTTGCTGAGCTGTGCCGGGATGCGGGACTACCGGATGGAGTTGTTAATATTGTGACCGGAGCAGGACAAACAGGCTCTACTATTGTTAATCATAAAGGCATCGACAAGATTGCCTTTACAGGCTCTACCAAGGTTGGTAAGATTATAAAAGAGTCCCTTGCCGGCACCGATAAAAAATATACTCTGGAACTGGGTGGTAAAGGTCCTAACATCATTTTTGAAGATGCTCCCATTGATCAGGCCGTAGAAGGAATTATTAATGCGATTTTCTTTAACCAGGGACACGTGTGCTGCGCAGGATCACGCCTATTTGTACAAGAAGGTATTGCTGATGAAGTAGTTCAGAAGCTGCGTGATCGTATGGAAACCCTTATAGTAGGAGATCCACTTGATAAAAATACCGATATTGGGGCTATTAACTCTGAGCAGCAGTATAATAAGATTAACGAATATCTCGAGCTTGGCGTCAATGAGGGTGCTGATATGTATCAAAGTTCCTGCCAAATCCCTGAAGAGGGATATTTCTGTCGGCCTACCCTCTTTACCAAGGTAGCCCAGTCGCACCGCATTGTACAGGAAGAGATCTTTGGGCCGGTACTGACGTTACAGACCTTTAGGACTGCCAAAGAAGGTATTGAGAAAGCCAACAATACCCCTTACGGGCTTGCCGGTGGTGTGTGGACCGACAAAGGGTCTAAAATATTTAAAGTTGGCAGTAAAATCCGAAATGGTGTGGTATGGTCCAATACCTATAACCAATTCGACCCCACTTCTCCTTTTGGTGGTTTTAAAGAAAGTGGCGAAGGACGTGAAGGCGGGCTTCACGGTCTGTATCCCTATGTTAAGCTAGTTTAA
- the deoC gene encoding deoxyribose-phosphate aldolase translates to MKISDFKQTVPIDQVGIEQRVARLNSRSIKKESKVQALKLALSMVDLTTLAGMDTPGKVTQLCHKAKKPYANLPDLPSVAAVCVYPNMVSVAEKALRGTDINLASVATAFPSGMATLDAKLDETRKVVEDGADEVDMVISRGEFLKGNYSYVYDEIAAVKEACGDAHLKVILETGELQTYENVRKASDLAMHAGADFIKTSTGKVKPAATQPVTLVMLEAIRDYFYDTGRMVGMKPAGGIRKAKQAIQYLVIVKETLGTDWLTPEYFRFGASSLANDLLMQIVKQKTGVYQSADYFSND, encoded by the coding sequence TTGAAGATTTCAGATTTCAAACAAACTGTCCCTATCGACCAAGTTGGAATAGAACAACGGGTAGCACGTCTTAACTCCAGGAGTATCAAAAAAGAGTCGAAAGTACAGGCCTTGAAACTGGCGTTAAGTATGGTAGATCTTACGACTCTTGCCGGTATGGATACTCCGGGTAAAGTTACTCAGCTTTGTCATAAGGCCAAGAAACCCTATGCAAATTTACCAGACCTGCCCTCTGTGGCGGCTGTTTGTGTCTATCCTAATATGGTGAGTGTTGCTGAAAAAGCGCTTCGAGGTACAGATATCAATTTAGCAAGCGTTGCTACTGCTTTTCCCAGTGGTATGGCTACACTCGATGCTAAGCTTGATGAAACTCGTAAAGTGGTTGAAGACGGAGCTGACGAGGTAGATATGGTGATCTCACGCGGTGAGTTCCTGAAAGGAAACTACAGTTATGTCTATGATGAAATTGCTGCCGTTAAAGAAGCCTGTGGTGACGCTCATTTGAAAGTAATTTTGGAAACCGGAGAACTGCAAACCTATGAAAACGTTCGAAAAGCAAGTGACCTGGCAATGCACGCCGGAGCTGACTTTATTAAAACATCTACCGGGAAGGTAAAGCCAGCCGCAACACAGCCGGTAACCTTGGTGATGCTAGAAGCTATCAGAGACTATTTTTATGATACCGGACGCATGGTAGGCATGAAGCCGGCCGGAGGCATCCGCAAAGCCAAACAGGCGATTCAATACCTTGTGATTGTAAAAGAAACACTGGGCACAGACTGGTTAACCCCTGAGTATTTCCGCTTTGGAGCCTCTTCGCTTGCTAACGACCTGCTTATGCAGATTGTGAAACAAAAGACCGGGGTGTACCAGAGTGCCGACTATTTTTCTAATGATTAA